A genomic segment from Saprospiraceae bacterium encodes:
- a CDS encoding 3-oxoacid CoA-transferase codes for MKQVPQLSAQQAAAMVKDGDVLLGGGFGMTGNPVHLLHALAATNTKNLTFIGNNVGESNLGGGRLLNNGQLKKMIGSFFTSNKDAVAAAQNGTVEYELLPQGTLAEAIRAGGAGIGGFYTPTSVGTLIAEGKETKEIDGKIYVFEKAIRANVAFIRAWKADTAGNLVYRMTEQNFNTAMAMAADLVIAEVEQIVPLGTLDPNSIQTQGCFVDYLVEAKTTLADLGSSASMKSSIKKVDDQRMNMAKRALKELRKGDVVNLGIGIPTLIADLIKPEDGIILHTENGMLGVGPAPTDGGGAMDYPVNAGKVPVTALLGSSYFDSANSFAMIRGGHIDVAVMGGLEVDASGNLANWAVPGKPLLGVGGAMDLASGAKRLIITLSHTSETGVSKIVPECTLPFTAMKAVDMIITDLAVFSFDSGKLTLIELMPGATLEEVRAKTEAAFVENLG; via the coding sequence ATGAAACAAGTACCACAACTAAGCGCTCAGCAGGCAGCAGCCATGGTTAAAGACGGCGATGTATTGCTCGGTGGCGGGTTCGGCATGACCGGCAACCCCGTGCACCTCCTCCACGCCCTGGCTGCCACGAATACAAAAAACCTGACTTTCATTGGCAATAACGTGGGCGAATCCAATTTGGGCGGCGGCCGTTTGCTGAACAATGGCCAGCTCAAAAAAATGATTGGCTCGTTTTTTACGAGCAACAAAGATGCAGTCGCCGCCGCCCAGAACGGCACCGTGGAATATGAGTTATTGCCCCAAGGGACCCTGGCCGAAGCCATCCGAGCAGGCGGAGCTGGCATTGGCGGCTTTTACACCCCAACTTCCGTCGGAACGCTCATTGCGGAGGGCAAAGAGACCAAAGAAATTGACGGTAAAATATATGTCTTCGAAAAAGCCATCCGAGCCAACGTAGCCTTTATCCGCGCCTGGAAAGCCGACACGGCAGGCAACCTGGTGTATCGCATGACGGAACAAAATTTCAATACGGCCATGGCTATGGCTGCCGACCTGGTCATCGCCGAAGTTGAGCAGATTGTCCCACTCGGAACCCTTGATCCCAACAGCATCCAGACCCAAGGCTGTTTTGTCGATTATTTGGTCGAAGCAAAGACGACCCTTGCCGACTTAGGTTCCTCGGCTTCTATGAAATCGAGCATCAAAAAGGTAGATGACCAAAGAATGAATATGGCTAAACGCGCCCTGAAAGAATTGCGAAAGGGCGACGTGGTGAATTTGGGCATCGGCATTCCCACCCTGATCGCGGATTTGATCAAGCCCGAAGATGGCATCATCCTGCATACCGAAAATGGCATGCTGGGGGTAGGTCCTGCCCCCACTGACGGTGGTGGCGCCATGGATTATCCGGTCAATGCCGGAAAAGTCCCGGTGACCGCCTTGTTGGGGAGTAGCTATTTTGACAGTGCTAATTCCTTTGCGATGATCCGAGGAGGGCATATAGATGTGGCGGTGATGGGCGGCTTGGAAGTCGATGCCTCGGGCAACCTTGCCAATTGGGCCGTCCCAGGGAAACCTTTGTTAGGGGTGGGTGGTGCGATGGACCTTGCCTCTGGTGCAAAACGCTTAATCATTACCCTTTCCCATACCAGTGAAACAGGTGTTTCTAAAATAGTACCCGAATGTACCTTGCCTTTTACCGCCATGAAAGCTGTAGATATGATTATTACCGACCTGGCCGTGTTTAGTTTTGATAGCGGAAAGTTGACCTTGATAGAACTCATGCCTGGCGCTACTTTAGAAGAGGTTCGGGCAAAAACCGAGGCCGCTTTTGTAGAAAACTTAGGATAA
- a CDS encoding acetyl-CoA C-acyltransferase has protein sequence MKAAYIVDGTRTPFGKFTGTLSPIRTDDLGAIPIRALAARFQQIPGDAYDDVILGCANQAGEDNRNVARMSLLLAGLPWSVPGETVNRLCASGLSAIIQANRAVLAGDADLIIAGGVEHMTRGPWVISKTSKPFGRDAEMHDSSFGWRFVNKKMAALYGTDAMGTTAENLAVLYKISRAAQDQFAYWSQRKAAQAQSSGRLAKEITAVDIPQRKSDPILFRSDEFIRANTSLEGLAKLSPAFKKIEDGGTVTAGNASGLNDGAAAVLVASEAALKQYNLEPLARIVSSGVVGVEPRIMGIGPVGASQKALKKAGLSLSDIGILELNEAFAAQVLACTRELGLADDDPRINPNGGAIAIGHPLGASGTRIMHTAALELQERKEKYALVTMCVGVGQGYAAILERI, from the coding sequence ATGAAAGCAGCTTATATCGTTGATGGCACCCGTACCCCTTTCGGGAAATTCACAGGGACTTTGTCTCCCATCCGCACCGACGACCTGGGGGCCATTCCGATTAGGGCTTTAGCCGCGCGGTTTCAACAGATTCCAGGTGATGCCTATGATGATGTCATCCTGGGTTGCGCCAATCAAGCCGGAGAAGACAATCGGAATGTGGCCAGGATGAGCCTGTTGTTGGCCGGCCTGCCCTGGTCCGTTCCCGGCGAGACGGTGAATCGACTTTGTGCGTCGGGCCTGTCTGCCATTATCCAGGCCAATCGAGCCGTCCTCGCCGGAGATGCCGACTTGATTATTGCTGGGGGAGTGGAACATATGACCCGGGGCCCTTGGGTGATTTCCAAAACCTCGAAACCGTTTGGCAGAGATGCCGAAATGCACGATAGTAGTTTTGGGTGGCGCTTTGTCAATAAAAAAATGGCTGCCTTGTATGGCACCGATGCTATGGGAACCACGGCTGAAAATTTAGCAGTCCTATACAAGATTAGCAGGGCGGCGCAGGATCAATTTGCATACTGGTCGCAAAGGAAAGCCGCCCAAGCGCAAAGCTCTGGACGATTGGCCAAAGAAATTACAGCCGTCGACATTCCACAGCGGAAATCCGATCCCATTTTATTTCGATCCGACGAGTTTATCAGGGCCAATACCAGCCTGGAAGGATTAGCAAAATTGTCGCCTGCCTTCAAAAAAATAGAAGACGGTGGTACGGTGACCGCAGGCAATGCCTCTGGTTTGAACGACGGCGCGGCAGCGGTATTGGTGGCCTCAGAAGCGGCACTCAAGCAGTACAACCTGGAACCCTTGGCAAGAATTGTCAGCTCCGGAGTGGTCGGTGTCGAGCCCCGGATTATGGGCATCGGCCCGGTTGGTGCCTCCCAAAAAGCCTTGAAAAAAGCAGGTCTTTCCTTGAGCGATATAGGCATTTTGGAATTGAATGAAGCTTTCGCGGCACAGGTCTTGGCCTGTACCCGTGAGCTTGGACTAGCGGATGACGATCCTAGAATTAATCCCAATGGCGGGGCTATCGCTATTGGCCACCCCCTAGGGGCTTCAGGCACCCGGATTATGCATACCGCTGCCCTGGAATTGCAGGAGCGAAAGGAGAAATATGCCTTGGTGACGATGTGCGTTGGGGTCGGACAAGGTTATGCGGCGATTTTAGAGAGAATTTGA
- a CDS encoding adenylosuccinate lyase family protein, protein MYSQYLSDAKIQSFIGDEAFVKQMIRVEIALAKVQAKQGLIPKWAAKEIAEKLKDFSPSPGALAVGTLQNGIPTIPLLALARKELTEASQDYLHWGATSQDIMDTATVLMIKEVLVVFEKRLLKIIKTLKALAEKQAQTFMVARTRTQQAISISFGLKVNNWLQPLERHLERLNEMKPRLLVVQFGGAAGNLAALGNQGWETAQRLAKALNLHFAGVWHTQRDNMAAFSNWLALLAGSFGKMAQDILLLSQTEVGEVLENGGGGGKSSTMPHKNNPVLSEAIVALSRFTGQLAGNNLQAMIHNHERDASAWILEWLALPQMINATGTILNHALTISENIQVNKKAMQANWEKQNGLIFSEQATFILQAHISRKKAKAKVETACQMVLEQDIHLTTALTHLFPELSINWQEKLQAKNYQGSTKDILKKKQ, encoded by the coding sequence ATGTACAGCCAATATTTATCAGATGCGAAAATTCAGTCCTTCATTGGCGACGAAGCCTTTGTAAAACAAATGATCCGAGTGGAAATCGCCTTGGCAAAAGTACAGGCTAAACAAGGCCTCATTCCTAAATGGGCCGCCAAAGAAATTGCGGAAAAATTAAAGGATTTTTCGCCTTCTCCAGGTGCACTTGCTGTTGGCACCTTACAAAATGGCATACCAACGATTCCTCTTTTGGCTTTGGCCAGAAAAGAATTAACGGAAGCAAGCCAGGATTACCTCCATTGGGGTGCCACCTCCCAGGATATCATGGATACGGCCACTGTTTTAATGATAAAGGAGGTCCTGGTAGTATTTGAAAAGCGATTGTTGAAAATCATTAAAACCCTGAAAGCATTAGCGGAAAAACAGGCGCAAACCTTTATGGTGGCTCGCACCCGGACGCAACAAGCCATCTCTATTTCTTTTGGACTAAAAGTGAATAATTGGCTACAACCTTTAGAACGGCACCTGGAGCGTTTAAATGAAATGAAACCGCGATTGCTGGTCGTCCAATTCGGTGGGGCAGCGGGGAACTTAGCAGCCCTGGGAAACCAAGGCTGGGAAACGGCGCAACGGTTAGCAAAAGCCTTAAACCTTCATTTTGCAGGCGTTTGGCATACGCAACGAGACAATATGGCTGCTTTCTCCAATTGGTTGGCGCTGTTGGCTGGTTCTTTTGGGAAAATGGCGCAAGATATTTTGCTGCTTTCGCAAACAGAAGTGGGAGAGGTGCTGGAAAACGGAGGTGGGGGAGGCAAATCCAGTACCATGCCTCATAAAAATAATCCCGTTTTAAGCGAAGCCATTGTCGCCTTATCCCGGTTTACGGGGCAGCTGGCCGGAAACAACCTTCAGGCCATGATTCATAACCACGAAAGAGATGCCTCTGCCTGGATCTTGGAATGGTTGGCGCTACCCCAAATGATAAACGCCACTGGAACGATCTTAAACCATGCCCTCACCATTTCGGAAAACATCCAAGTCAATAAAAAAGCCATGCAAGCCAATTGGGAAAAACAAAATGGTTTGATTTTTTCGGAGCAAGCAACGTTTATCTTGCAAGCACATATTTCCAGAAAAAAAGCAAAAGCAAAAGTAGAAACAGCTTGCCAAATGGTCTTGGAACAGGATATTCATTTGACCACGGCATTGACACACTTATTCCCTGAGCTAAGTATAAATTGGCAAGAAAAATTGCAAGCAAAAAATTACCAAGGAAGTACCAAAGACATTTTAAAGAAAAAACAATGA
- the pcaG gene encoding protocatechuate 3,4-dioxygenase subunit alpha: MKYKQTPSQTIGPFFAHGLTPEQYRYNFTSIAHPVIADTTAEGTQILLTGRVFDGNGDSAVDAMLEFWQCDANGNYAQKEQDPNGTGFRGFGRVGTGMNAQHLYEVRTIKPQALQGQAPHINVILFMRGMLNHQFTRIYFPEEEALNEQDPLLNLVPIDRRHTLIAKREEIEGTILYRFDIHLQGEMETVFFDW; encoded by the coding sequence ATGAAATACAAGCAGACGCCTTCACAAACCATTGGCCCTTTCTTTGCCCACGGTTTAACTCCTGAACAATACCGCTATAATTTCACCAGTATCGCTCATCCCGTTATCGCTGATACCACCGCCGAAGGAACACAAATACTGCTCACTGGCAGGGTCTTTGATGGCAATGGAGATAGTGCAGTAGATGCCATGTTGGAGTTTTGGCAATGCGATGCCAACGGCAACTATGCCCAAAAAGAGCAAGACCCCAACGGAACTGGGTTTAGAGGTTTTGGAAGGGTAGGGACCGGCATGAATGCGCAACATCTTTACGAGGTAAGGACCATCAAGCCCCAAGCCCTTCAAGGACAGGCGCCTCACATCAATGTCATTCTTTTTATGCGTGGTATGCTGAATCACCAATTTACCCGGATTTATTTTCCAGAAGAAGAAGCATTAAACGAACAAGATCCTTTACTCAATTTGGTGCCAATCGACAGACGACACACCCTGATTGCCAAAAGAGAAGAAATCGAAGGGACTATCCTTTACCGCTTTGATATCCACCTTCAAGGGGAAATGGAAACGGTGTTTTTTGATTGGTAA
- the pcaH gene encoding protocatechuate 3,4-dioxygenase subunit beta — protein MIKHKLMNKRDWSIHPPMVYPDYKSTVLRNPTKPLIPVPEELADLQMPVYGDAVIGEFDNDLTKNARVNGEPLGERIVVHGQVLDENGRGIPNVLLEVWQCNSAGRYMHKIDRHDAPLDPNFNGAGRTMTDKQGKYHFYTIKPAAYPWGNHPNAWRPAHIHFSLFGHHFGNRLITQMYFPGDPLFEFDPIFNSVPSHARDLLVSKFKLEYTEPSFALGYEFNIVLRGKNSTVFE, from the coding sequence ATGATCAAACATAAGCTGATGAACAAAAGAGACTGGAGCATTCATCCACCAATGGTTTATCCGGACTATAAATCAACCGTTCTTCGCAATCCGACCAAACCCTTAATTCCCGTTCCGGAGGAGCTGGCAGATTTGCAGATGCCCGTTTATGGAGATGCCGTTATTGGCGAATTTGATAATGACTTAACCAAAAATGCAAGGGTAAATGGCGAGCCGCTTGGGGAGCGAATAGTGGTACATGGCCAGGTGTTGGATGAAAATGGGCGAGGCATTCCTAATGTTTTATTGGAAGTGTGGCAATGCAATTCCGCTGGACGCTACATGCATAAAATTGACCGTCACGATGCACCACTCGATCCCAATTTTAATGGGGCGGGCAGAACGATGACCGACAAGCAAGGCAAATATCATTTTTATACCATCAAACCAGCTGCCTATCCCTGGGGAAACCACCCCAATGCCTGGCGACCTGCACATATCCATTTTTCGCTTTTTGGACACCATTTTGGCAATCGGTTAATCACGCAAATGTACTTTCCAGGTGACCCGCTTTTTGAATTTGATCCCATCTTCAACTCCGTCCCCAGCCATGCCAGGGACTTGTTGGTTTCCAAATTCAAGTTGGAATATACCGAACCCAGTTTTGCCTTGGGTTATGAATTTAATATTGTTTTGAGAGGAAAAAACAGCACTGTTTTTGAATAA
- the pcaD gene encoding 3-oxoadipate enol-lactonase — MPFIDRNNIVLHYQWLDQKRDKTVVLINSLGTSLMIWEKLVPLVTTVYNVLLFDKRGHGLSSTQEGPLSIDDYADDVIYLMDYLSIKKANVLGLSIGGLITYSLASRYPDRFEKLIFSNTGAKIGTKEAWNERIQAIEENGIAFLSAAIMERWLSAHFREQHPAETAGYANLLERNTTLGYVQACAAIRDADFNPVLEKIKHPTMFIGGSEDAGTSPEFVKENARKLGAERVAIIAGVGHLPCLEQPAEVASLMLDFYQDDTTLSLYEQGMKTRRAVLGDEHVDRAEANKTDFDEAFQTYITNSAWGAIWSRPHLTKRERSMITIALLATLGHEEELAMHIRATQNTGATVEDIKEVLLHVGVYAGVPVTNQAMKIAKSIYHNDQT, encoded by the coding sequence ATGCCGTTTATTGATCGAAATAACATCGTACTGCATTACCAATGGCTCGACCAGAAAAGAGATAAAACCGTTGTCCTGATTAATTCGCTCGGAACAAGTCTTATGATTTGGGAAAAGCTCGTTCCTTTGGTTACAACTGTGTATAATGTCCTGCTGTTTGACAAAAGAGGGCATGGTTTGTCTTCCACCCAAGAGGGCCCCCTCAGCATCGACGATTATGCGGATGATGTGATCTATTTGATGGATTACCTGTCTATCAAAAAAGCAAATGTATTGGGTCTATCCATTGGCGGATTGATCACCTATAGTTTGGCTTCCCGGTATCCCGACCGTTTTGAAAAATTAATTTTTAGCAATACAGGCGCCAAGATAGGAACGAAGGAAGCTTGGAATGAACGCATACAAGCCATTGAAGAAAACGGGATTGCCTTCCTGTCTGCTGCCATTATGGAAAGATGGTTGTCTGCGCATTTTCGAGAACAGCACCCAGCGGAAACGGCGGGCTATGCCAACCTATTGGAGCGCAACACCACGCTCGGCTACGTTCAAGCTTGCGCTGCCATTCGGGACGCTGATTTTAATCCTGTATTGGAAAAAATAAAACACCCTACGATGTTCATTGGTGGGTCGGAAGATGCAGGGACAAGCCCCGAGTTTGTCAAGGAAAATGCACGGAAACTGGGAGCAGAGCGGGTAGCCATCATCGCAGGAGTCGGGCATTTGCCCTGCCTGGAGCAGCCCGCCGAGGTCGCTAGTTTAATGCTCGATTTTTATCAGGATGATACGACGCTTTCGCTTTATGAGCAAGGCATGAAAACCCGCCGCGCCGTGCTGGGTGACGAACATGTCGATAGGGCAGAGGCCAACAAAACCGATTTCGACGAAGCCTTCCAAACCTATATCACGAATAGTGCCTGGGGCGCCATTTGGTCTCGCCCACACCTGACCAAGCGGGAACGAAGCATGATCACGATCGCCCTGTTGGCCACGCTGGGGCATGAAGAAGAATTGGCCATGCACATCCGGGCTACTCAAAACACCGGCGCTACCGTAGAAGATATAAAAGAAGTGCTACTTCATGTTGGGGTGTATGCAGGTGTACCCGTTACGAACCAAGCCATGAAGATTGCTAAAAGCATTTATCATAATGATCAAACATAA
- a CDS encoding PQQ-dependent sugar dehydrogenase, translating into MIKNSTTLAILLLVSLMVCLSGCKSDSSGEPSAQSEDKKDTYVRGELPVQHGMELFNLHCASCHNFTENGIGPNLSGVTSQVDKAWLLAFIKNPPAVIESGDERAVALFEKFKQYMPPFPMLKEEDLEDILGFIHKFSEGEKRNRNNRPGGILNPVAEKIPQSDLTLELTEYLVIPESSSISPVTRINKMISLGKKRLFIHDLRGKLYEITADKKVQVYMDLVAELPAFIDHPGYATGFGSFAFHPDFNKNGLFYTTHTEAPKSAVADYAINDSIRTTVQWVLSEWKTADPAATQFSGTHREMLRVDMVSGAHGFQEITFNPLAKPGTPDYGLLYLGIGDGGAALAGAPFLCDNLAHIWGSVIRIDPAGRNSTNGKYGIPSDNPFVKEPNALGEIWALGFRNPHRISWDETGSGKMLITNIGQHSLEEINLGKAGADYGWPNREGTFLFDVDANPELVYPLPSDDANYTYPVVQYDHDEGNAISGGFVYAGSSIPLLKGKYIFGDIPRGTLFYAEIGEMIDGQQAPVYRLQLAINGQLSDLETITENKRVDLRLGMDGEGELYFLTKSNGHVYKVVNAKLSTDL; encoded by the coding sequence ATGATTAAGAACAGTACAACCCTTGCTATTTTGCTCCTGGTATCGCTAATGGTTTGTTTATCAGGATGCAAGTCTGATTCATCAGGTGAACCATCAGCGCAATCGGAAGATAAAAAAGACACCTATGTTCGGGGAGAATTGCCCGTCCAGCATGGGATGGAGTTATTCAACCTGCATTGCGCTAGTTGCCACAATTTTACAGAAAACGGCATTGGCCCTAATCTTTCCGGGGTTACCTCCCAGGTGGATAAAGCCTGGCTGCTTGCGTTCATCAAAAATCCCCCTGCTGTCATAGAAAGTGGTGATGAAAGAGCCGTTGCATTGTTTGAAAAATTCAAACAATATATGCCGCCTTTCCCGATGCTCAAAGAAGAGGATCTGGAGGATATTTTAGGATTTATCCATAAATTTTCCGAAGGGGAAAAGCGAAACCGAAATAATCGCCCAGGAGGTATTCTCAATCCAGTTGCTGAGAAAATTCCACAGTCCGATTTAACCTTGGAACTAACAGAATATTTGGTTATTCCAGAGAGCTCCTCCATCTCGCCCGTCACCCGGATCAATAAAATGATCAGCTTAGGCAAAAAACGCTTATTCATACATGACCTTCGAGGTAAACTTTACGAGATTACAGCCGATAAAAAGGTACAGGTTTATATGGATCTAGTAGCTGAACTACCTGCTTTTATTGACCATCCTGGTTATGCGACTGGTTTTGGTAGTTTCGCTTTTCATCCTGATTTTAACAAAAATGGGCTATTCTATACAACCCACACCGAGGCTCCCAAAAGCGCCGTGGCCGATTATGCGATTAACGATAGCATTCGCACCACCGTCCAGTGGGTTTTGTCGGAATGGAAAACCGCAGACCCCGCCGCAACCCAGTTTTCTGGCACTCATCGAGAAATGTTGCGGGTAGACATGGTGTCAGGAGCGCATGGCTTCCAGGAAATAACTTTTAACCCCTTAGCAAAACCTGGTACGCCAGATTATGGCCTATTGTACCTGGGAATCGGCGATGGCGGCGCTGCTTTGGCTGGTGCTCCTTTTTTATGTGATAACCTCGCGCACATTTGGGGAAGTGTCATTCGTATTGATCCTGCAGGGCGGAATAGCACCAATGGTAAGTATGGCATTCCCTCCGACAATCCATTTGTCAAGGAACCCAATGCCTTGGGCGAAATTTGGGCCCTGGGTTTCCGCAATCCACACCGGATCAGCTGGGATGAAACCGGCTCTGGTAAAATGTTGATCACCAATATCGGACAACATAGCCTGGAAGAAATAAACCTGGGGAAAGCTGGTGCGGATTATGGCTGGCCCAACCGGGAAGGAACCTTTTTATTTGATGTGGATGCTAATCCAGAATTGGTTTACCCGCTCCCATCGGATGATGCCAACTATACCTATCCAGTGGTCCAATATGACCACGATGAGGGCAATGCTATTTCGGGTGGCTTTGTCTATGCCGGAAGCTCCATCCCACTGCTGAAAGGCAAGTACATCTTTGGTGATATTCCGCGTGGTACTTTGTTTTATGCAGAGATAGGGGAAATGATAGATGGTCAACAGGCGCCCGTTTATAGATTGCAATTAGCTATTAACGGCCAGTTATCAGACCTGGAGACCATTACTGAAAACAAACGGGTGGATCTCCGTCTAGGTATGGATGGCGAGGGAGAATTATACTTTTTGACTAAAAGTAACGGCCATGTCTATAAAGTGGTAAACGCTAAATTGTCAACGGATCTTTAA
- a CDS encoding amidohydrolase family protein, translating to MIDINKIKAIDVHTHAERSCHQPHDDFRPEFDEAFARYFKSKERPTIQETADYYRALNMAFVMFTVDSEHAVGKKRIPNEEVAEGAQANPDVMIAFASIDPHKGRMGAREARNLIENYGVKGFKFHPTVQGFYPHDRMAYPLYEAIAEYQLPMLFHSGHSGYGSGVRGGGGLRLEYSNPIHLDDVAIDFPDCPIIIAHPSWPWQDEALSVAMHKPNIYIDLSGWSPKYFPKQLVQYANTLLKDRMLFGTDFPLITPDRWMKDFEEAGFKEEVKPLIMKENAIKLLGLAPQEN from the coding sequence ATGATCGATATAAATAAAATCAAGGCCATCGATGTACACACCCATGCCGAGCGGTCGTGCCACCAGCCCCATGACGATTTCCGGCCTGAATTCGATGAAGCCTTTGCCCGCTATTTTAAAAGCAAGGAACGGCCGACCATCCAGGAAACGGCCGATTATTATCGGGCACTCAATATGGCCTTTGTGATGTTTACAGTAGATAGCGAACACGCTGTGGGCAAAAAAAGGATCCCGAATGAAGAAGTCGCCGAAGGCGCCCAGGCCAATCCCGACGTGATGATTGCTTTTGCCAGTATCGACCCGCACAAGGGGCGGATGGGCGCCAGGGAAGCCCGGAACCTGATCGAAAACTATGGCGTAAAAGGGTTTAAGTTTCACCCGACCGTACAAGGGTTTTATCCTCATGACCGTATGGCTTACCCGCTTTATGAGGCCATTGCCGAATACCAATTGCCCATGTTGTTTCATTCGGGGCATTCCGGCTATGGCTCGGGCGTTCGAGGCGGTGGCGGTTTGCGTTTGGAATATTCTAATCCCATTCATTTGGATGATGTCGCCATTGACTTTCCGGATTGCCCCATTATCATTGCGCACCCAAGTTGGCCCTGGCAAGATGAAGCCCTTTCGGTGGCGATGCACAAACCCAATATTTATATAGATTTGAGTGGCTGGTCACCTAAATATTTCCCCAAGCAATTGGTGCAATATGCGAATACTTTGCTCAAAGACCGGATGTTATTTGGAACCGACTTTCCTTTAATTACGCCAGATAGATGGATGAAGGATTTTGAAGAAGCAGGCTTTAAGGAGGAGGTGAAACCATTGATAATGAAGGAGAATGCGATTAAGCTGTTGGGCTTAGCGCCACAGGAAAACTAA